DNA from Dietzia lutea:
GGCCTGGTTGCCGTCGCGCAGGTCCACGGCGCACCACTGGGGGGCGTGGGTGATGACCTTGTCGGGCCAGGTGCGACTCTGCAGCGAGACGTCCTCGACCTCCTCGGCGAACGGCCGGTACCGGTGCCACGGCATGGAGGAACCGCGCTGGTTGTTCCACGACGGCTGGTCGGGGCGGCCGGGCTTGGAGGGGGGCGTCAGGGTCGACGACGACGAGACGAAGGCATCAGCGGGATTCATTGCGGGGGCTCAACTTCCGTGGAGTGCGATCTTTTCAGGATCGGACCGGCGCGACGAGATCCCGCGACGGGGAGCCGGTCCGCTCTAGCGGGCCCCGCCGCGGCATCCAAGAAGGAGCACGCGCTGCATGCGGGCCACCATACACCTTCCCGCCGGACGTCACGGAATCGGAATGACGAACGTGGTGGGTTCGGCGGTGACGTCGATCGGGGTGTGGAGCGGCGAGTCGGGGCCCAGGTCCTGGACGTCGCCGTCGTGCATCGATCCCCACACGCGTCGACAGCCGGCCTCCTCCGCGACCGAGACGGCCTTGTCGACGAGCCTGTGCGCGATGCCCTGGCGCCGCAGGTCCTCGCGGACGCGGATGCCGTAGACGAACAGGTCGGGGCTGGAGCCCAGGTGGCCGGTCTCCACGGCGACGAGCATCGCCACCGGGACCTCGTCGTGGAGGGCGAGCAGGAGCAGGTTGGAGCCGCGGTCGAGGAAGTCCTGCGTCCACTCGGCGGTGGGCGGGGTGTCGAACAGGTCGCCCGCGGACAGCACGAGGTCCAGGTCTGCGCGCGAGGCGCGACGGATCACGAGCTCCGGCGGGGTCATTCGTCCAGTGTGGCAAATAGCGCCCTGGTTCGGCACGGGCACGGGCACGTCGCGGGGTGCGGGGCGGGGCACGTCGCGGGGCTCGGGGCGGCGGGTCGGTCGGCGCATCGGTCGGCGTCTCGTCTGGGGGAGGGGGCGGCGGTCACCGGTGGGTGATCATCCAGTCGATCCACCCGTTCTGGGCGGGGATCGATTCGTACCACGCGGGGTTGGTGCCGTCGGCCTGTCGGCGGCCGTGGTCGGAGCCGGAGTGGATGCCGACGAGGCGGTCGCCCTGGAAGACGGGCCCGCCCGAGTCGCCGAGGCCGTAGCCGCCCTCGATGGTGTGTGAGCGGCCGATCCGGGAGCCGTCGCGGGGCTCCATCCGGTCGAGGCGCGTGAGCCCGGTGCGCAGGTCGGCCGAGCGTAGGCCGCGGGGCGTCGTCTCGCCGAAGCCGTGGAAGCGCAGGACGGCACCCGGGGCGGGGTCGACGCCGGCGCGCAGGACGGACGGCGACGGCGCGGGGTGGCGGAGCTTGATGAGCATGAAATCCCCGGCG
Protein-coding regions in this window:
- a CDS encoding GNAT family N-acetyltransferase, producing the protein MTPPELVIRRASRADLDLVLSAGDLFDTPPTAEWTQDFLDRGSNLLLLALHDEVPVAMLVAVETGHLGSSPDLFVYGIRVREDLRRQGIAHRLVDKAVSVAEEAGCRRVWGSMHDGDVQDLGPDSPLHTPIDVTAEPTTFVIPIP